One Niallia circulans DNA segment encodes these proteins:
- a CDS encoding histidine phosphatase family protein, with protein sequence MKKTLYLMRHGQTLFNQRRKIQGWCDSPLTSLGINQAKAAAEYFKERNIVFDHAYCSTSERACDTLELITSMPYTRLKGLKECSFGTFEGESEDLNPPLPYNDFFVKYGGEDQKEVQQRMVTTCQKIMDEDNAIVLAVSHSGACRNFMRYWEYTSNINQQVKIGNCCILKFEYENNQFTLIEIIDPNVSDIRDEFSVVS encoded by the coding sequence ATGAAAAAGACGCTGTATCTTATGAGACACGGACAAACATTATTTAACCAAAGACGGAAGATTCAAGGCTGGTGTGACTCACCACTAACATCATTAGGTATAAATCAGGCAAAGGCTGCTGCAGAATACTTTAAAGAGCGCAATATTGTATTCGATCATGCGTACTGTTCTACTTCTGAAAGAGCTTGTGACACACTTGAGCTTATAACTAGTATGCCATATACAAGATTAAAAGGATTAAAGGAATGCAGTTTTGGCACCTTTGAAGGAGAAAGTGAAGACCTAAATCCACCATTGCCCTACAATGATTTTTTTGTGAAGTATGGCGGAGAGGATCAAAAGGAAGTACAACAGAGAATGGTTACGACTTGTCAAAAAATAATGGACGAAGATAATGCGATTGTTCTAGCTGTGTCACATAGTGGAGCTTGCCGAAACTTCATGAGATATTGGGAATATACAAGTAATATCAACCAACAAGTGAAAATCGGAAATTGCTGCATCCTAAAATTCGAATACGAAAACAATCAATTCACCCTTATTGAAATAATAGATCCTAATGTAAGTGATATAAGAGATGAATTTTCTGTAGTTTCTTAA
- the modB gene encoding molybdate ABC transporter permease subunit translates to MATNFWTPVQLSIEIAAVSTLLVIIFGVFLGRLMAVRKFKGKIIVDTIFLLPLVLPPTVVGFLLIIIFGRNSPVGQIIEWFFKQPIMFTWWAALIASTIVAFPLMYQSARTGFEAVDEDIENAARVDGASEYRLLMFISIPLASKTIVSGAILSFARALGEFGATLMFAGNIPGKTQTIPTAIYVALDSGNMEMAWLWVLSIIAISFLMLIFVHFIRT, encoded by the coding sequence ATGGCAACTAATTTTTGGACACCCGTTCAATTATCCATTGAAATTGCAGCTGTTTCCACGCTATTAGTCATTATTTTTGGGGTGTTTTTAGGAAGGCTTATGGCAGTCAGGAAGTTCAAAGGGAAAATAATAGTTGATACGATTTTCCTTTTACCGTTAGTTTTACCACCGACCGTTGTAGGTTTTTTATTAATCATCATTTTCGGACGAAATAGTCCAGTAGGTCAAATTATTGAGTGGTTTTTTAAGCAGCCAATAATGTTTACCTGGTGGGCTGCGTTAATTGCTTCAACTATCGTTGCGTTCCCGCTAATGTATCAATCTGCCAGAACAGGGTTTGAGGCAGTGGATGAAGATATTGAGAATGCTGCTCGAGTGGATGGAGCAAGTGAATACCGCTTATTAATGTTTATCTCCATTCCGCTAGCCAGTAAAACAATTGTTTCAGGAGCCATTTTAAGCTTTGCAAGAGCCTTAGGGGAATTTGGAGCAACGTTAATGTTTGCGGGGAATATACCTGGCAAAACACAAACCATTCCGACAGCCATTTATGTTGCACTTGATTCGGGAAACATGGAAATGGCTTGGTTATGGGTATTGAGTATAATAGCAATCTCTTTCTTGATGTTGATATTTGTGCATTTTATTAGAACTTGA
- the modA gene encoding molybdate ABC transporter substrate-binding protein, with translation MKKLGLSLFSMFMVLIIITGCATNEQSGATEEKENQESTQENVELTISAAASLQDALTDIQKDFEKEHQNIKLSFNFGGSGALQQQISQGAPADIFFSAAEDKFQKLVDDGLIDEKNGTDLVGNELVLVTPKEADKGISTFADLTKADKIALGTPESVPAGQYGKDSLESLGLWSEIEGKVVYAKDVRQVLTYVETNNVDAGIVYKTDALSSDKVEIAAVAEEKTHDAIIYPVGVIKNSSHYKEAELFYDYLKSDAALKVLEEYGFKGLN, from the coding sequence ATGAAAAAATTAGGGCTTTCTTTATTTTCAATGTTTATGGTATTAATCATCATTACTGGTTGTGCTACTAATGAGCAATCGGGTGCAACAGAAGAAAAAGAAAATCAAGAATCAACTCAAGAGAATGTTGAACTGACAATCTCAGCTGCTGCGAGTTTACAAGATGCTTTAACTGATATTCAGAAAGACTTTGAGAAGGAACATCAAAATATTAAACTTAGCTTTAATTTTGGAGGATCTGGGGCACTGCAACAGCAGATTTCTCAAGGAGCGCCAGCAGACATCTTCTTTTCTGCTGCAGAGGATAAATTTCAAAAGCTAGTGGATGATGGACTTATTGATGAAAAGAACGGTACAGATCTAGTTGGTAATGAACTTGTCCTTGTCACACCTAAAGAGGCAGATAAAGGAATAAGTACCTTTGCGGATTTAACAAAAGCCGATAAGATAGCACTTGGTACCCCGGAATCTGTTCCAGCAGGACAATATGGGAAGGATTCGTTAGAAAGTCTTGGTCTGTGGAGTGAGATTGAAGGGAAAGTCGTATATGCAAAAGACGTAAGGCAAGTACTTACATATGTGGAAACGAATAATGTGGATGCAGGTATTGTTTATAAAACAGATGCATTATCCTCTGATAAAGTTGAGATAGCTGCTGTTGCAGAGGAAAAGACACATGATGCAATTATTTATCCAGTTGGGGTTATCAAAAATAGCTCTCATTATAAAGAGGCTGAGCTATTTTACGACTATTTAAAAAGTGATGCCGCTCTGAAAGTTTTAGAAGAATATGGATTCAAGGGACTAAATTAA
- a CDS encoding substrate-binding domain-containing protein: MSKEFSYTIEEVSQLLKVSKLTMYDIVKKGEIPVFRVGRQMRINAEDLNTYINSQKTNQLRPVKATELKSSISETKDLNTIVISGQDMVLDILGKYLEKESTYQALRSYSGSLNSLVAMYSGKNDIVSLHLYDGDTGEYNLPYLQKILVGQPYILLHLLSRRAGVYVKKGNPLNITTWSDLKDKGVKLVNREKGSGARILLDEQLRLNNILSSDITGYHHEESNHYSVASAVSSGIADAGVGIEKAARMVGIDFVPLITESYDLVMLKTSKNQPLIEKVKTILSSAQFQADIHSLGDYDISKTGTIINETF, encoded by the coding sequence ATGTCAAAAGAGTTTTCCTATACAATTGAAGAAGTATCTCAACTATTAAAAGTATCAAAATTAACTATGTATGACATTGTTAAAAAAGGAGAAATTCCTGTATTCCGTGTTGGCAGGCAAATGAGAATCAACGCAGAGGATTTAAATACGTACATAAACAGTCAAAAAACAAACCAATTGAGACCTGTTAAAGCAACTGAACTTAAATCTTCCATTAGTGAAACAAAGGACCTTAATACAATTGTTATAAGTGGACAAGATATGGTTCTCGACATACTAGGTAAATATCTCGAGAAAGAGTCTACCTATCAAGCATTACGATCTTATTCGGGAAGTTTAAATAGCCTTGTAGCTATGTATAGTGGTAAAAATGATATTGTTAGTTTACATTTGTATGATGGAGATACAGGTGAGTATAATCTGCCCTATTTACAAAAGATATTAGTTGGACAGCCATATATTTTACTCCATCTCTTATCAAGGAGAGCTGGAGTGTATGTTAAAAAGGGGAATCCTTTAAACATAACCACATGGTCTGATTTAAAGGATAAAGGAGTTAAGCTTGTTAATAGAGAAAAAGGTTCAGGAGCACGTATTCTCCTTGATGAACAGCTCAGACTAAATAATATTCTCTCTAGTGATATTACAGGCTACCATCATGAAGAATCGAATCATTATAGTGTTGCGTCTGCTGTTTCAAGCGGAATCGCAGATGCGGGAGTAGGCATTGAAAAAGCGGCCAGAATGGTTGGCATAGATTTCGTACCATTAATAACAGAAAGCTATGATTTAGTAATGTTAAAAACTTCCAAAAATCAACCACTTATCGAGAAAGTAAAGACTATACTATCCTCAGCGCAATTTCAGGCAGACATTCATTCTTTAGGAGATTATGATATTTCAAAAACCGGAACTATAATTAATGAAACGTTTTAA
- a CDS encoding DUF1349 domain-containing protein, whose translation MGKWILQENFEGTELNSLLKWRCEPKTWVIDRSSSQLKVETDLETDYWQKTHYGFEVDNGHFLYVQTDKNFRMTTKVKAFPKSKYDHSGLMIRFSKDVWVKTSLEYITSSLSKLGAVVTNRGYSDWSTQHMESKEVELYFRISRIAQNSYVDFSWDGKEWLQIRIAHLDIPENALISAGLFACSPQGKDQAVHFDFLSIQELSSDPNEAYL comes from the coding sequence ATGGGGAAATGGATTTTACAGGAGAATTTTGAAGGCACAGAGTTAAATAGCTTACTTAAATGGCGGTGTGAACCTAAGACATGGGTTATTGACAGAAGCAGTTCTCAATTGAAGGTAGAAACTGATCTAGAAACAGATTACTGGCAAAAAACACATTACGGATTTGAAGTAGATAACGGACATTTTCTGTATGTACAAACAGATAAGAACTTTAGAATGACCACAAAAGTTAAAGCTTTTCCAAAATCGAAATACGACCATTCTGGTTTAATGATTCGCTTTTCAAAGGATGTCTGGGTTAAAACGTCTTTAGAATATATTACAAGTAGCTTAAGTAAACTCGGTGCAGTTGTTACAAATAGAGGATACTCTGATTGGTCAACACAACATATGGAATCAAAAGAGGTTGAGTTATACTTTCGCATTTCAAGAATTGCACAAAATAGCTATGTTGATTTTTCTTGGGACGGAAAAGAGTGGCTGCAAATACGGATAGCTCACTTGGACATCCCTGAGAATGCCCTTATTTCAGCTGGCTTATTCGCTTGCAGCCCTCAAGGAAAGGATCAAGCTGTTCATTTTGATTTCCTTTCCATTCAAGAACTGTCATCAGATCCAAACGAGGCTTACCTATAA
- a CDS encoding HPr family phosphocarrier protein yields the protein MLVTKLTVGLPRGLQARNTTIFVFTARSFNSDVILSKSSNSSDGKEIMKVMDLNVSNGDEVTLYVNGENEMTCMDTLNNFLLDK from the coding sequence TTGTTGGTAACAAAATTAACAGTTGGATTGCCTCGTGGACTTCAAGCAAGAAATACAACTATTTTTGTCTTTACAGCACGTTCCTTTAACAGTGATGTCATTCTTTCAAAAAGCAGTAACTCTTCAGACGGGAAAGAAATAATGAAGGTTATGGACTTAAATGTGAGCAATGGCGATGAAGTTACTTTATATGTTAATGGTGAAAATGAAATGACCTGTATGGATACACTAAATAATTTTCTGTTAGACAAGTAA
- a CDS encoding MFS transporter, translated as MVKQNKLLIFILTIGVFGIINTEMGVIGILPSLAEHFGVSISKAGLLVSLFALVIAVSGPTMPLFFAGIDRKKVMLLVLGIFVLGSVVSIFTTNFTVALLARIVPAFFHPIYCSLAFSVAAASVSKAEAPKAVSKVFIGVSAGMVIGVPIASFLANTASLQMAMAFFALVNTIAFIATLIYIPSMPVKEKLSYGSQLSVLKKLITWQSIVAVIFLNSAVFGVYSYLAEYLKTVTAMSSNSITIMLVVFGGANIIGNIVAGKLLTNNAAKSVMIFPFALVAVYIALFLFGQFSIPAAVIILAWGVLAGIGGNINQYWIMSSAPEAPDFANGLFISSCNVGTTIGTAAGGLFISGIGTEYVIFVGILSLILGLISIIVRNYSKQSQTKPLAS; from the coding sequence TTGGTTAAACAAAACAAGCTACTTATATTTATATTAACGATTGGTGTGTTTGGCATTATTAATACGGAAATGGGTGTTATTGGCATACTGCCATCATTGGCAGAACATTTTGGTGTTAGTATATCAAAAGCAGGATTGTTAGTTAGTCTTTTTGCACTCGTAATTGCTGTTTCTGGTCCGACAATGCCTTTATTTTTTGCAGGCATTGATCGGAAGAAGGTAATGCTCCTAGTTTTAGGAATTTTCGTATTAGGAAGCGTTGTTTCCATATTTACTACTAACTTTACAGTGGCATTACTTGCCCGGATTGTACCAGCTTTTTTTCATCCGATTTATTGTTCATTAGCTTTTTCAGTTGCTGCTGCATCTGTCAGCAAAGCAGAAGCCCCAAAAGCTGTTTCAAAGGTGTTTATAGGAGTTTCCGCTGGCATGGTTATCGGTGTACCAATTGCCAGCTTTCTTGCCAATACAGCTTCCTTACAAATGGCAATGGCCTTCTTTGCGCTTGTTAATACAATCGCATTCATTGCTACGCTGATATATATACCTTCCATGCCTGTTAAAGAGAAGCTTTCTTACGGCAGTCAATTATCTGTGCTAAAAAAACTAATAACGTGGCAATCGATTGTTGCAGTTATTTTCCTTAATTCAGCAGTTTTTGGCGTGTACAGTTACTTAGCTGAATATTTGAAAACTGTAACAGCTATGTCTTCCAATAGTATTACCATCATGTTAGTCGTATTTGGAGGAGCTAATATAATTGGCAATATTGTCGCAGGGAAGCTGCTAACAAATAATGCCGCGAAATCTGTAATGATTTTTCCCTTCGCATTGGTGGCGGTTTATATAGCGTTATTTCTGTTTGGACAGTTTTCGATTCCTGCCGCTGTTATTATCTTAGCTTGGGGAGTTTTAGCTGGAATAGGTGGTAATATCAATCAATATTGGATAATGTCTTCTGCTCCTGAAGCACCTGATTTTGCCAACGGTTTATTTATCTCTTCTTGTAATGTAGGAACAACAATTGGTACGGCAGCAGGTGGATTATTTATTTCAGGCATCGGAACAGAATATGTCATATTTGTTGGGATATTATCCTTAATATTAGGTTTAATATCTATTATTGTAAGAAACTACTCAAAGCAATCTCAAACAAAACCACTTGCCAGTTAA